One segment of Coffea arabica cultivar ET-39 chromosome 7c, Coffea Arabica ET-39 HiFi, whole genome shotgun sequence DNA contains the following:
- the LOC140003905 gene encoding U-box domain-containing protein 5-like isoform X1, whose product MGSDVFEVTEALPSLNDIKVHRLMCAELIKLINSVSKILPETEEARPGCSTGIGALCSLNKAIGKAKLLLQHCSESSKLYLALTGDTILTRCQKSTNLLEQSLSQLQNMVPVMLAAEISKIISDLRVVAFSLDPSEEEAGKVLWELLHQYRSPTDSTEETAFKAIQGATVRLHINSQKDLLIETRSIRKLLDKIGQNELPKRKILLFLQHLLKKYGKLIVKEQKETKLMQHEESIPLSSSSGQSVEVESRLLDRPDEAQSNTRSTPGIPEEFKCPLSLRLMYDPVVIASGLTFERMWIQRWFDEGHDVCPKTPKKLSQLSLTSNTVRKDLISKWCAKAGVTIPDPSMPAVYQPLETSSTSIASLSSSVNDLALPIDFSNSSIRATYAGQGSVTSHARIANGVRFQCIGSAHEIDLEILYEMDSLPWEYRCKVVKDIQSFWKHEDRSCSSISCENLIPPLLKFLKDADDAHDVEALRSGCLLLSAFVKKCRSSTIPCLEEDTYALLASFLDTEVAEETIGVLEVLSCHQPCDYEIAASGALHHILRILDKQISGLQEPALKILCNLSAKSRIRSFIVPADFIPKLVPYFDDSALAGYSVAILKNLCDSEDARAFLAETDGCIASLTKLLESDSQEDQEYTVGVLLSLCSQRIQYCDLVMEEGVIPGLVAISVNGNNKGKAMSVELLRLLHDGVSESEDCHDVIRDTSPHSKERKSSSKVQEFFGKMSKFSKHGKKK is encoded by the exons ATGGGGAGTGATGTTTTCGAAGTTACAGAAGCTCTGCCATCTCTGAATGACATAAAG GTGCATCGTCTCATGTGCGCAGAGTTAATAAAATTGATAAATAGCGTTTCGAAAATACTTCCAGAAACAGAAGAAGCCCGGCCTGGGTGCTCAACAGGAATAGGGGCACTTTGCTCATTGAACAAAGCAATTGGTAAAGCCAAGTTGTTGCTTCAGCATTGCAGTGAGTCCAGCAAGCTCTACCTG GCACTAACAGGAGATACTATATTGACAAGATGCCAAAAGTCAACGAATCTGCTTGAGCAAAGTTTAAGCCAGTTGCAAAATATGGTCCCTGTAATGCTTGCTGCAGAG atttcaaaaataatttctgATCTAAGAGTTGTGGCATTTAGCTTAGACCCTTCAGAGGAGGAGGCAGGAAAGGTTTTGTGGGAGTTGCTTCATCAGTATAGATCTCCAACAGATTCAACAGAAGAAACTGCATTTAAGGCTATCCAAGGTGCTACAGTGAGGCTTCATATCAATTCCCAGAAAGACCTTTTGATAGAGACAAGATCCATCAGGAAGTTGCTTGACAAAATTGGGCAAAATGAGCTGCCAAAAAGGAAAATCTTATTATTCTTGCAACATCTTCTGAAAAAGTATGGGAAGTTGATTGTGAAAGagcaaaaggaaacaaaattgatgcagcatgaAGAATCCATTCCATTGTCAAGCTCTTCTGGTCAGTCTGTTGAAGTTGAATCTCGGCTGCTAGATAGACCTGATGAGGCTCAAAGTAACACGCGGAGTactcctggaattccagaagaATTCAAATGTCCTTTGTCGTTGAGATTAATGTATGACCCCGTTGTTATTGCTTCAGGGCTAACATTTGAAAGGATGTGGATTCAGAGGTGGTTTGATGAAGGTCATGATGTATGTCCAAAGACTCCAAAAAAGTTAAGCCAGTTGTCATTGACTTCAAATACTGTCAGGAAGGATCTAATTTCAAAGTGGTGCGCAAAAGCTGGAGTAACTATACCTGATCCCAGCATGCCTGCAGTGTATCAACCACTGGAAACTTCATCAACGTCCATTGCCAGCTTGAGCAGTTCTGTGAATGATCTAGCTCTTCCTATAGATTTCAGCAACTCATCTATTCGAGCTACATATGCTGGACAGGGTTCTGTTACTTCTCATGCTCGGATTGCGAATGGTGTGAGATTTCAGTGTATTGGAAGTGCACATGAAATCGATCTGGAGATTCTGTATGAAATGGATTCACTTCCTTGGGAATACAGGTGCAAAGTGGTCAAAGATATTCAGAGCTTTTGGAAACATGAAGATCGATCTTGTAGCTCAATATCATGTGAGAATTTGATTCCACCACTTCTAAAATTTCTGAAGGATGCCGATGACGCTCACGATGTGGAAGCTCTGAGATCTGGATGTCTTTTGCTGTCAGCTTTTGTTAAGAAATGCAG AAGCAGTACTATACCATGCTTGGAAGAAGACACATATGCACTGTTGGCCTCCTTTCTAGACACTGAAGTTGCTGAAGAAACTATTGGTGTACTGGAGGTTTTATCTTGCCACCAACCCTGTGATTATGAAATTGCGGCATCTGGTGCACTTCATCATATACTAAGAATACTTGACAAACAGATATCAGGACTACAGGAGCCAGCCCTCAAAATATTGTGCAATTTGTCAGCAAAGAGTAGAATTAGGTCCTTTATTGTTCCTGCTGACTTCATCCCCAAGTTGGTTCCATATTTCGATGATAGTGCTCTGGCAGGGTACAGTGTGGCTATTCTGAAGAACTTGTGTGACAGTGAAGATGCCAGAGCTTTTCTAGCTGAGACTGATGGCTGCATTGCCTCCCTTACTAAACTACTTGAGAGTGACAGTCAGGAAGACCAGGAATATACAGTAGGTGTTCTTCTTTCTTTGTGCTCCCAACGAATTCAATATTGCGATCTGGTCATGGAGGAGGGTGTAATTCCTGGTCTTGTTGCTATATCCGTCAATGGGAATAACAAAGGGAAGGCAATGTCAGTGGAACTACTACGACTCTTACATGATGGAGTAAGTGAAAGTGAAGATTGCCATGACGTTATTAGAGACACTAGCCCTCATTCCAAAGAAAGGAAATCTTCAAGTAAGGTACAAGAATTTTTTGGGAAAATGTCGAAGTTCTCAAAACATGGAAAGAAAAAGTAA
- the LOC140003905 gene encoding U-box domain-containing protein 5-like isoform X2 has protein sequence MGSDVFEVTEALPSLNDIKVHRLMCAELIKLINSVSKILPETEEARPGCSTGIGALCSLNKAIGKAKLLLQHCSESSKLYLALTGDTILTRCQKSTNLLEQSLSQLQNMVPVMLAAEISKIISDLRVVAFSLDPSEEEAGKVLWELLHQYRSPTDSTEETAFKAIQGATVRLHINSQKDLLIETRSIRKLLDKIGQNELPKRKILLFLQHLLKKYGKLIVKEQKETKLMQHEESIPLSSSSGQSVEVESRLLDRPDEAQSNTRSTPGIPEEFKCPLSLRLMYDPVVIASGLTFERMWIQRWFDEGHDVCPKTPKKLSQLSLTSNTVRKDLISKWCAKAGVTIPDPSMPAVYQPLETSSTSIASLSSSVNDLALPIDFSNSSIRATYAGQGSVTSHARIANGVRFQCIGSAHEIDLEILYEMDSLPWEYRCKVVKDIQSFWKHEDRSCSSISCENLIPPLLKFLKDADDAHDVEALRSGCLLLSAFVKKCRSSTIPCLEEDTYALLASFLDTEVAEETIGVLEVLSCHQPCDYEIAASGALHHILRILDKQISGLQEPALKILCNLSAKSRIRSFIVPADFIPKLVPYFDDSALAGYSVAILKNLCDSEDARAFLAETDGCIASLTKLLESDSQEDQEYTVGVLLSLCSQRIQYCDLVMEEGVIPGLVAISVNGNNKGKAMSVELLRLLHDGVSESEDCHDVIRDTSPHSKERKSSSKAIKTQLLTDSWI, from the exons ATGGGGAGTGATGTTTTCGAAGTTACAGAAGCTCTGCCATCTCTGAATGACATAAAG GTGCATCGTCTCATGTGCGCAGAGTTAATAAAATTGATAAATAGCGTTTCGAAAATACTTCCAGAAACAGAAGAAGCCCGGCCTGGGTGCTCAACAGGAATAGGGGCACTTTGCTCATTGAACAAAGCAATTGGTAAAGCCAAGTTGTTGCTTCAGCATTGCAGTGAGTCCAGCAAGCTCTACCTG GCACTAACAGGAGATACTATATTGACAAGATGCCAAAAGTCAACGAATCTGCTTGAGCAAAGTTTAAGCCAGTTGCAAAATATGGTCCCTGTAATGCTTGCTGCAGAG atttcaaaaataatttctgATCTAAGAGTTGTGGCATTTAGCTTAGACCCTTCAGAGGAGGAGGCAGGAAAGGTTTTGTGGGAGTTGCTTCATCAGTATAGATCTCCAACAGATTCAACAGAAGAAACTGCATTTAAGGCTATCCAAGGTGCTACAGTGAGGCTTCATATCAATTCCCAGAAAGACCTTTTGATAGAGACAAGATCCATCAGGAAGTTGCTTGACAAAATTGGGCAAAATGAGCTGCCAAAAAGGAAAATCTTATTATTCTTGCAACATCTTCTGAAAAAGTATGGGAAGTTGATTGTGAAAGagcaaaaggaaacaaaattgatgcagcatgaAGAATCCATTCCATTGTCAAGCTCTTCTGGTCAGTCTGTTGAAGTTGAATCTCGGCTGCTAGATAGACCTGATGAGGCTCAAAGTAACACGCGGAGTactcctggaattccagaagaATTCAAATGTCCTTTGTCGTTGAGATTAATGTATGACCCCGTTGTTATTGCTTCAGGGCTAACATTTGAAAGGATGTGGATTCAGAGGTGGTTTGATGAAGGTCATGATGTATGTCCAAAGACTCCAAAAAAGTTAAGCCAGTTGTCATTGACTTCAAATACTGTCAGGAAGGATCTAATTTCAAAGTGGTGCGCAAAAGCTGGAGTAACTATACCTGATCCCAGCATGCCTGCAGTGTATCAACCACTGGAAACTTCATCAACGTCCATTGCCAGCTTGAGCAGTTCTGTGAATGATCTAGCTCTTCCTATAGATTTCAGCAACTCATCTATTCGAGCTACATATGCTGGACAGGGTTCTGTTACTTCTCATGCTCGGATTGCGAATGGTGTGAGATTTCAGTGTATTGGAAGTGCACATGAAATCGATCTGGAGATTCTGTATGAAATGGATTCACTTCCTTGGGAATACAGGTGCAAAGTGGTCAAAGATATTCAGAGCTTTTGGAAACATGAAGATCGATCTTGTAGCTCAATATCATGTGAGAATTTGATTCCACCACTTCTAAAATTTCTGAAGGATGCCGATGACGCTCACGATGTGGAAGCTCTGAGATCTGGATGTCTTTTGCTGTCAGCTTTTGTTAAGAAATGCAG AAGCAGTACTATACCATGCTTGGAAGAAGACACATATGCACTGTTGGCCTCCTTTCTAGACACTGAAGTTGCTGAAGAAACTATTGGTGTACTGGAGGTTTTATCTTGCCACCAACCCTGTGATTATGAAATTGCGGCATCTGGTGCACTTCATCATATACTAAGAATACTTGACAAACAGATATCAGGACTACAGGAGCCAGCCCTCAAAATATTGTGCAATTTGTCAGCAAAGAGTAGAATTAGGTCCTTTATTGTTCCTGCTGACTTCATCCCCAAGTTGGTTCCATATTTCGATGATAGTGCTCTGGCAGGGTACAGTGTGGCTATTCTGAAGAACTTGTGTGACAGTGAAGATGCCAGAGCTTTTCTAGCTGAGACTGATGGCTGCATTGCCTCCCTTACTAAACTACTTGAGAGTGACAGTCAGGAAGACCAGGAATATACAGTAGGTGTTCTTCTTTCTTTGTGCTCCCAACGAATTCAATATTGCGATCTGGTCATGGAGGAGGGTGTAATTCCTGGTCTTGTTGCTATATCCGTCAATGGGAATAACAAAGGGAAGGCAATGTCAGTGGAACTACTACGACTCTTACATGATGGAGTAAGTGAAAGTGAAGATTGCCATGACGTTATTAGAGACACTAGCCCTCATTCCAAAGAAAGGAAATCTTCAAGTAAG GCAATCAAGACTCAACTTTTAACAGATTCTTGGATATAA